From the Arvicola amphibius chromosome 2, mArvAmp1.2, whole genome shotgun sequence genome, one window contains:
- the Garem2 gene encoding GRB2-associated and regulator of MAPK protein 2: MEKLAAGLAGLRWSMGAFPLDLIVSRCRLPTLACLGPGEYAEGVSERDILLIHSCRQWTTVTAHTLEEGHYVIGPKIDIPLQYPGKFKLLEQARDVREPVRYFSSVEEVASVFPDRIFVMEAITFSVKVVSGEFSEDSEVYNFTLHAGDELTLMGQAEILCAKTTKERSRFTTLLRKLGRAGALAGMGGPGSVGGAGGGGGAARPVKGKMPCLICMNHRTNESLSLPFQCQGRFSTRSPLELQMQEGEHTVRAIIERVRLPVNVLVPSRPPRNPYDLHPVREGHCYKLVSIISKTVVLGLALRREGPAPLHFLLLTDTPRFALPQGLLAGDPRVERLVRDSASYCRERFDPDEYSTAVREAPAELADDCASPRRARLCLPAPRAPGLVRAPGPPGRLGPALPALGDGDQEYVSPDWAGATETTAACAEIPYEELWVHQASENLVDARVRPLPGPDLISFGTVGSPRHESEAPPPPVPPKSEAVKEECRLLHAPPVPPRGGSSCNRLTGSPPVPPRFPKLQPVHSPSSSLSYYSSGLQDGAGSRSGSGSPSPDAYSLYCYPCTWGDCKASESSSRPPPGPMPSTTTQPSQASRALAEPPSGRTSSLLGADTPVVKNYHGCPPPFKPSHPQKRFAPFGALNPFSGPAHPSGAPVASSSGSTSTSGALATSSPTHSRGPGPQGQGYSAALSSSLSSSEWQEPALEPLDPFELGQASSPELELLRCQEPRAVGTPGSGPCLSPLGPPKAFEPEGLVLRQVPASLSPAALQGPETGGTLLFLTQGGLEGPPGSPREGATGTGVRDAPPWQPPADLSALSLEEVSRSLRFIGLSEDVVSFFARERIDGSIFVQLSEDILADDFHLTKLQVKKIMQFIKGWRPKI, from the exons ATGGAGAAGCTGGCGGCCGGGCTGGCCGGGCTGCGCTGGAGCATGGGCGCTTTCCCGCTCGACCTCATCGTCAGCCGCTGCCGCCTGCCCACACTCGCCTGCCTCGGGCCAG ggGAGTACGCTGAGGGTGTCAGTGAGCGTGACATCTTGCTGATCCACTCCTGCCGCCAGTGGACGACAGTGACAGCCCACACGCTGGAGGAGGGCCACTACGTCATTGGGCCCAAGATTGACATTCCCCTGCAGTACCCAG GCAAGTTCAAACTCCTGGAGCAGGCTCGGGATGTCCGGGAGCCAGTGAGGTACTTCAGCAGCGTGGAGGAGGTGGCCAGTGTTTTTCCTGACCGAATCTTTGTGATGGAGGCCATTACCTTCAGCGTCAAG GTGGTGTCAGGCGAGTTCAGCGAGGACAGCGAGGTGTACAACTTCACACTGCATGCGGGGGACGAGCTCACTCTCATGGGCCAGGCAGAGATTCTGTGCGCCAAGACCACCAAGGAGCGCTCGCGGTTCACCACGCTCCTGCGCAAGCTGGGCCGCGCTGGGGCCTTGGCCGGAATGGGTGGCCCCGGGAGCGTGGGGGGCGCTGGGGGTGGCGGCGGGGCCGCGAGGCCCGTCAAAGGCAAGATGCCCTGTCTCATCTGCATGAACCACCGTACCAACGAAAGCCTGAGCCTGCCCTTCCAGTGCCAGGGCCGCTTCAGCACGCGCAGTCCGTTAGAGCTGCAGATGCAGGAGGGAGAGCACACGGTGCGCGCCATCATCGAGCGCGTGCGGCTGCCAGTGAACGTGCTGGTCCCCAGCCGGCCGCCACGTAACCCCTACGACTTACACCCGGTGCGGGAGGGTCACTGCTACAAGCTGGTCAGCATCATCTCCAAGACGGTGGTGCTGGGGCTGGCGCTGCGCCGCGAGGGTCCGGCGCCGCTGCATTTCCTGCTGCTCACCGACACGCCGCGCTTCGCCCTGCCGCAGGGCCTGCTGGCCGGGGACCCGCGTGTCGAGCGCCTGGTGCGCGACAGTGCCTCTTACTGTCGCGAGCGCTTCGATCCGGACGAGTATTCCACAGCCGTGCGCGAGGCGCCCGCAGAGCTCGCCGACGACTGCGCCAGCCCGCGCCGCGCGCGCCTCTGCCTGCCTGCACCGCGCGCTCCTGGACTCGTCCGCGCGCCCGGACCACCGGGTCGGCTCGGGCCAGCCCTGCCCGCGCTCGGCGACGGCGACCAGGAGTACGTGAGCCCGGATTGGGCGGGTGCGACGGAAACCACGGCCGCGTGCGCCGAGATCCCGTACGAAGAGCTGTGGGTGCACCAGGCCTCCGAGAACCTCGTCGATGCCCGTGTCCGGCCGCTGCCAGGGCCGGACCTCATCTCCTTCGGGACCGTGGGGTCCCCACGTCATGAGTCCGAGGCACCGCCGCCTCCTGTCCCCCCCAAATCCGAGGCG GTAAAGGAAGAGTGCCGGCTGCTTCATGCCCCTCCTGTACCTCCTCGGGGCGGCAGCAGCTGCAACAGGCTCACAGGCAGCCCCCCAGTGCCACCTCGCTTTCCCAAGCTGCAGCCTGTCCACTCACCCAGCTCCAGCCTCTCCTATTATTCCTCAGGCCTGCAGGATGG GGCAGGATCCCGCAGTGGCAGTGGTTCCCCGTCACCGGATGCCTACTCCCTCTATTGTTACCCTTGCACCTGGGGAGACTGCAAAGCCAGCGAATCCTCTAGCCGTCCACCCCCAGGACCCATGCCTTCCACCACCACTCAGCCCAGCCAGGCCTCAAGAGCCCTAGCAGAGCCTCCGAGTGGTCGGACCAGCTCCCTCTTAGGGGCTGACaccccagtggttaagaactacCATGGTTGCCCACCTCCGTTCaagccctcccacccccagaagCGTTTTGCTCCATTTGGTGCGCTCAACCCCTTTTCTGGGCCTGCCCACCCTTCAGGTGCTCCAGTGGCCTCCTCCTCTGGGTCCACATCCACCTCGGGTGCCCTGGCTACCTCCAGCCCCACACATTCCCGGGGCCCAGGCCCTCAGGGCCAAGGTTACTCAGCTGCCCTGtcctcctccctgtcctcctcTGAGTGGCAGGAGCCAGCACTGGAACCCTTGGACCCGTTTGAGCTGGGGCAGGCTAGTTCTCCAGAGCTGGAGCTGCTGCGCTGTCAGGAGCCCAGAGCTGTGGGGACACCTGGGTCTGGACCTTGCCTTTCACCACTTGGTCCTCCTAAGGCCTTTGAGCCTGAAGGTTTGGTGCTGAGGCAGGTCCCTGCCTCATTGTCACCAGCTGCCTTGCAGGGGCCCGAGACAGGAGGGACCCTACTCTTTCTCACTCAAGGGGGCCTGGAAGGGCCTCCTGGCAGTCCCCGGGAGGGAGCCACAGGCACTGGAGTGCGGGATGCGCCCCCCTGGCAGCCACCAGCGGACTTGTCTGCCCTCTCCCTGGAAGAGGTCTCTCGCAGCCTGCGCTTCATTGGGCTCTCCGAGGACGTGGTTAGCTTCTTTGCCCGAGAACGCATTGATGGAAGCATCTTCGTGCAGCTCAGTGAAGACATCTTGGCTGACGACTTCCATCTCACCAAGCTGCAGGTCAAGAAGATCATGCAGTTCATTAAGGGCTGGAGACCCAAGATCTGA